The genomic DNA CCGACATCCATTCGACGCCATGAATTTTAACTGTGCCATAGACATTCCCATTCTGATCAGTAACAGTACCTGTTTCAAAATTGAAGGGAGTGTCATCATTCTCTTCGTCTTTACTGCATCCGGTAAAAATGAAAATCGCTGCTGTCAAACTGAAAACAACACGCATAAATAGTTTGCTTGTCTTTAACATAAATTAAGGTTTAATAAGTAATTGAAGAAAAAAATTAATGCAAAATAATCTTTATTTTCTTATTATCACATGTTTTTCAAAAATCACTTTCTACGCCCTCACTTCTATAATGTCTTTCAGCCGTGAAGTGTAACAGGGAGACAGAGAAAATTGCCGCATTTTCCAGGTACGTTTTAATCCTGACAACCGTATTTTATTTTTTGCTGTCCAAGCTTTCCATTTAACTTGTCAACCGTTTGCATAAGTGCTGTATGCAGGTGATTATCCTCCCGGAAAACAGACAATTGCTGCGTGCTACCGGGAACAATTCCCATCAATACCACTACGGATTTTTTGTAATAATATCCTTCTTTGTAAATCTTCTTCAATCCGGAAACGGCAAGTTTGAGAAGCACAA from Chitinophagaceae bacterium includes the following:
- a CDS encoding DUF4113 domain-containing protein is translated as MSGLKRTWKMRQFSLSPCYTSRLKDIIEVRA